A part of Actinomycetes bacterium genomic DNA contains:
- a CDS encoding PH domain-containing protein — MSNQVGDAFAAPDAGWVRVSPRLALARRIVVLPLVLVVVAAVIVALALAVAPWAAALAGLVGLLVAVWAWWLIGRQVAAVGYAERGDDLLVTRGIMFRELVVVPFGRMQLVDVRAGPLDRRFGIARLQLHTAAATTDASVPGLPAAEAQRLRDHLAALGEARSAGL, encoded by the coding sequence GTGAGCAACCAGGTGGGCGACGCGTTCGCCGCGCCGGACGCCGGCTGGGTGCGGGTCTCCCCCCGGCTGGCCCTGGCCCGGCGGATCGTCGTCCTGCCGCTGGTGCTGGTCGTCGTGGCGGCCGTCATAGTGGCTCTGGCCCTCGCGGTGGCCCCGTGGGCTGCGGCCCTGGCCGGGCTCGTGGGGCTGCTCGTGGCGGTCTGGGCCTGGTGGCTGATCGGCCGGCAGGTGGCGGCCGTGGGGTACGCCGAGCGGGGCGACGACCTGCTCGTCACCCGGGGGATCATGTTCCGCGAGCTCGTGGTGGTGCCGTTCGGCCGGATGCAGCTGGTCGACGTCCGGGCCGGACCGCTGGACCGCAGGTTCGGCATCGCGCGGCTGCAGCTGCACACCGCGGCGGCGACCACCGACGCCAGCGTGCCCGGGCTGCCCGCGGCCGAGGCGCAACGGCTGCGCGACCACCTGGCCGCCCTCGGCGAGGCCCGGTCGGCGGGGCTGTGA